In one window of Rhizobium sp. ACO-34A DNA:
- a CDS encoding LysR family transcriptional regulator, with translation MDQEDLSMKLSRNFPLNGMRVFEAAARHLSFTKAGEELGMTQTAVSYQIKLLEEMLGEQLFLRRPRQVTLTEAGASLAPKVAEAFGLLQEAVANMRETAQVTLTIHCTATFAQQWLVRRIGDFQIRHPNIAVRLEASSALIDFNSTEADIAIRTGDGKWPGLYSQFLLYGGFTPMLSPALAQSVGGLHRPEDLLKLRIIDPSDPWWRIWFTAAGVADPDLDSRPRSRLGAQTFEANAAMAGQGVGILTPKFYRDEIAMGRLFQPFDIMGRDGHDYWLAYPETKRKLPKIKAFHAWIMETLATDGLT, from the coding sequence ATGGATCAAGAGGACTTATCCATGAAACTGTCCCGCAATTTCCCGCTGAACGGCATGCGGGTGTTCGAGGCTGCGGCCCGGCACCTGAGCTTCACCAAGGCGGGCGAGGAACTGGGAATGACGCAGACCGCCGTCAGCTACCAGATCAAGCTGCTGGAGGAGATGCTCGGCGAGCAGCTTTTCCTGCGCCGGCCAAGGCAGGTCACCCTGACGGAAGCCGGGGCGAGCCTTGCGCCAAAGGTTGCGGAAGCCTTCGGCCTTCTGCAGGAGGCCGTCGCCAACATGCGCGAGACGGCGCAGGTCACGCTTACCATCCACTGCACAGCGACCTTCGCCCAGCAATGGCTGGTGCGGCGGATCGGCGATTTCCAGATCAGGCATCCGAACATCGCGGTTCGCCTTGAGGCCTCATCCGCGCTGATCGACTTCAACAGTACGGAAGCCGACATCGCCATCCGCACCGGCGACGGGAAATGGCCCGGCCTCTACAGTCAGTTCCTGCTGTACGGCGGTTTCACGCCCATGCTCAGTCCGGCACTTGCGCAAAGCGTCGGAGGTCTGCACCGGCCGGAAGACCTCCTGAAGCTGCGCATCATCGATCCCAGCGATCCCTGGTGGCGCATCTGGTTCACCGCCGCCGGCGTCGCCGATCCCGATCTGGACAGCCGCCCACGCAGCCGGCTCGGGGCTCAGACCTTCGAGGCAAATGCCGCCATGGCCGGCCAGGGCGTCGGCATCCTGACCCCGAAATTCTATCGTGACGAGATCGCCATGGGCCGCCTGTTCCAACCCTTCGACATCATGGGTCGCGACGGCCACGACTACTGGCTTGCCTATCCGGAAACCAAGCGCAAGCTGCCGAAGATAAAGGCCTTCCATGCCTGGATCATGGAAACGCTGGCGACGGACGGCCTCACCTGA
- a CDS encoding cysteine desulfurase: MYEFAIAWEWLAFAVRWLHVVTAVAWIGSSFYFIALDLGLVKRDHLPAGVYGEEWQVHGGGFYHIQKYLVAPASMPEHLTWFKWEAYTTWLSGFALLCVVYYGGADLFLIDRHLLDVDQWQAIGLSLASLGVGWVLYDLLCKSPLGKNTWGLMAFLYVVLVAMAWGYTQIFTGRAAFLHLGAFTATIMSANVFFIIIPNQKIVVADLIAGRTPDPKLGAQAKQRSLHNNYLTLPVIFFMLSNHYPLAFGTAYNWIIAALVFLMGVTIRHWFNTTHARKGRPIWTWMVTTVLFIVIIWLSTVQKPVSEDEISVAPVYQRFAANAHFPAVKDVVASRCSMCHAAEPVWDGVARAPKSVKLESDAEIAAHAREIYLQAGRAHAMPPGNITEVSAEERALLVAWYESAVSGESSQ; encoded by the coding sequence ATGTATGAATTTGCCATCGCCTGGGAATGGCTGGCCTTTGCCGTTCGCTGGCTGCATGTCGTGACCGCCGTTGCCTGGATCGGCTCGTCCTTCTATTTCATCGCGCTTGATCTCGGCCTCGTGAAGCGGGATCACCTGCCCGCAGGCGTCTATGGCGAGGAATGGCAGGTTCACGGGGGCGGTTTCTACCACATCCAGAAATATCTGGTCGCGCCGGCCTCCATGCCGGAACACCTGACCTGGTTCAAATGGGAAGCCTATACCACCTGGCTTTCGGGCTTCGCCCTGCTCTGTGTGGTCTATTATGGCGGCGCCGATCTCTTCCTGATCGATCGCCACCTTCTCGATGTCGATCAGTGGCAGGCGATCGGCCTTTCGCTCGCGTCCCTCGGCGTCGGCTGGGTGCTCTACGACCTCCTGTGCAAGTCGCCGCTCGGCAAGAACACCTGGGGGCTGATGGCATTTCTCTATGTCGTGCTGGTCGCCATGGCCTGGGGCTACACCCAGATTTTCACCGGCCGCGCCGCCTTCCTGCATCTCGGCGCCTTCACGGCGACGATCATGTCGGCCAACGTCTTTTTCATCATCATTCCCAACCAGAAGATCGTCGTCGCCGACCTCATCGCCGGCCGCACGCCGGATCCGAAGCTCGGGGCACAGGCCAAGCAGCGCTCGCTGCACAACAACTACCTGACGCTTCCCGTCATCTTCTTCATGCTGTCGAACCACTATCCCCTGGCCTTCGGCACCGCCTATAACTGGATCATCGCCGCGCTGGTTTTCCTGATGGGCGTTACCATCCGCCACTGGTTCAACACCACCCACGCCCGCAAGGGCCGCCCGATCTGGACATGGATGGTCACGACCGTCCTGTTCATCGTCATCATCTGGCTTTCGACCGTGCAGAAGCCCGTTTCGGAAGATGAGATATCGGTGGCTCCCGTCTACCAGCGCTTCGCCGCCAACGCCCATTTCCCGGCCGTGAAGGACGTCGTCGCCAGTCGCTGTTCGATGTGCCATGCCGCGGAGCCCGTCTGGGACGGCGTGGCGCGTGCGCCGAAATCCGTGAAGCTCGAAAGTGACGCCGAGATCGCCGCCCACGCCCGCGAGATCTACCTGCAGGCCGGCCGCGCCCATGCCATGCCGCCCGGCAACATCACCGAGGTCAGCGCCGAAGAGCGCGCGCTTCTCGTCGCCTGGTATGAAAGCGCCGTCTCCGGGGAAAGCAGCCAATGA